One window of Trifolium pratense cultivar HEN17-A07 linkage group LG5, ARS_RC_1.1, whole genome shotgun sequence genomic DNA carries:
- the LOC123887336 gene encoding G-type lectin S-receptor-like serine/threonine-protein kinase At1g34300, protein MSDTSSATTTTIEVVVVIVVIVVKVAILVCVCRRRNQTSGGTINPVDTQFITLTMDKFLNDMEREKPIRFSGQQLRIATDNYSNILGSGGFGTVYKGIFSNGTMVAVKVLRGSSGKKIDEQFMAEVGTIGRIHHFNLVRLYGFCFERNLIALVYEYMGNGSLDWYLFDEKKALEYEKLHEIAIGTAKGIAYLHEECQHRIIHYDIKPGNILLDKNFYPKVADFGLAKLCNRENTHITMTGGRGTPGYAAPELWMPFPVTHKCDVYSFGMLLFEIIGRRRNLDIKNTESQEWFPIWVWKKFDAGLLEEAMIVCGIEKKNREIAERMVKVALWCVQYRPELRPIMSVVVKMLEGALEIPKTFNPFQYLMDGTNITTHSVQGSNTYTTSVSSSASSVMVSDSNIVCATPLMKKYEIELASSIA, encoded by the exons ATGTCGGATACTAGTAGTGCTACTACAACTACAATTGAGGTTGTTGTGGTCATAG TGGTAATTGTTGTTAAGGTTGCTATTTTGGTTTGCGTGTGTAGAAGAAGAAATCAAACGAGTGGTGGAACTATTAATCCAGTAGATACACAATTTATAACACTCACTATGGATAAATTTTTGAATGACATGGAAAGAGAGAAACCAATAAGATTCAGTGGTCAACAACTAAGAATTGCAACAGACAATTACTCCAACATATTGGGGTCAGGTGGATTTGGAACAGTTTACAAAGGAATTTTCAGTAATGGAACAATGGTAGCTGTGAAGGTTCTACGCGGTAGTTCTGGCAAGAAAATTGACGAACAATTTATGGCAGAAGTGGGAACAATCGGTCGAATTCATCACTTCAATCTTGTTAGGTTATATGGATTTTGCTTTGAAAGAAATTTGATAGCACTTGTTTATGAATACATGGGGAATGGATCACTTGATTGGTATTTATTTGACGAAAAAAAGGCTTTGGAATACGAAAAGCTTCATGAGATTGCAATTGGTACGGCGAAAGGCATAGCTTACTTGCATGAAGAGTGCCAACATAGAATAATCCACTATGATATAAAACCTGGAAATATTCTCTTAGATAAGAATTTTTATCCTAAAGTCGCTGATTTTGGTTTGGCCAAACTTTGCAACAGGGAAAATACTCACATAACAATGACTGGAGGAAGAGGGACGCCTGGTTACGCCGCACCTGAACTTTGGATGCCATTTCCTGTAACTCACAAATGTGATGTCTATAGTTTTGGTATGCTATTATTTGAAATAATTGGTAGAAGAAGAAACCTTGACATTAAGAATACTGAAAGCCAAGAGTGGTTTCCAATTTGGGTTTGGAAAAAATTTGATGCTGGACTATTAGAGGAAGCAATGATAGTTTGtggaatagaaaagaaaaatagagaaattgcTGAGAGAATGGTTAAGGTAGCTTTATGGTGTGTTCAATATAGGCCAGAATTAAGGCCTATAATGAGTGTTGTGGTAAAAATGTTGGAAGGTGCATTAGAAATTCCAAAGACTTTTAACCCATTTCAGTATTTGATGGATGGGACTAATATTACTACTCATTCAGTCCAAGGGTCAAATACCTATACAACTAGTGTATCTTCCTCTGCCTCTTCTGTTATGGTAAGTGATTCCAATATTGTATGTGCTACTCCTCTTATGAAGAAGTATGAAATTGAATTAGCATCTAGCATAGCATGA